Proteins encoded within one genomic window of Camelina sativa cultivar DH55 chromosome 19, Cs, whole genome shotgun sequence:
- the LOC109130826 gene encoding uncharacterized protein LOC109130826, giving the protein MTRLSEGEPSTKFSTAKTWLFLNPVGQRVDWCQAVWFKGRIPRHAFISWVNSRGRLPTRDRLITWGLNVSPLCLLCNAHDESRQHLFFDCSVASEVWTYFTSKANVSAPTSFEATLTWLKNPCPDKNVALILRLAYQATVYFVWKERNSRLHNATSKSIPALILEVKSVIRCHLDPLSRAQRISSPADSFLVLWFGMFH; this is encoded by the exons ATGACGAGACTAA GTGAGGGTGAACCCTCGACCAAATTCTCCACTGCGAAAACATGGCTGTTTCTAAATCCAGTGGGACAGAGAGTCGACTGGTGTCAGGCAGTTTGGTTTAAAGGGAGGATTCCTAGACATGCTTTCATTTCTTGGGTCAACTCCCGGGGCAGGCTTCCAACAAGAGATCGTCTCATCACCTGGGGTTTGAATGTCTCACCACTTTGTCTCCTTTGTAATGCTCATGATGAATCTAGACAACATCTGTTCTTTGATTGCTCGGTTGCCTCTGAAGTGTGGACTTATTTCACTTCGAAGGCCAATGTTTCTGCACCAACTTCGTTTGAAGCTACTCTTACCTGGCTAAAGAATCCTTGTCCGGACAAGAATGTGGCTTTGATTCTTCGTCTGGCTTATCAAGCAACAGTTTACTTTGtatggaaagaaagaaactctCGGCTCCACAACGCCACCTCCAAGTCAATACCAGCACTAATCCTAGAAGTCAAGAGTGTCATTCGGTGTCACTTGGACCCTCTATCTCGAGCTCAAAGAATTTCCTCACCGGCGGATTCCTTCCTCGTTTTATGGTTTGGGATGTTTCATTAG